Proteins from a single region of Belliella baltica DSM 15883:
- a CDS encoding MarR family winged helix-turn-helix transcriptional regulator yields the protein MTQEQFSKYSFLLDRTARKVKQYAQQKFNQMDYDVTVDQWLVLKNLAENELLSQTELAQLVFKDHPTLTRIIDILSKKGFVERIPHPQDRRSFQLHLTPQGLKKVSLLKPEIAQIREKAWENLDEKDFEEFKRILNTIYSNLE from the coding sequence ATGACACAGGAACAATTCAGTAAATATTCATTTCTACTTGACAGGACAGCTAGAAAAGTCAAACAGTATGCGCAGCAGAAGTTTAACCAAATGGATTATGATGTGACTGTTGATCAATGGTTGGTATTAAAAAATCTTGCCGAAAATGAACTGTTGAGCCAAACAGAATTGGCACAGTTAGTATTCAAAGATCATCCTACCTTAACTAGAATCATTGATATTCTTTCAAAAAAAGGATTTGTAGAAAGAATACCACATCCTCAAGATAGAAGAAGTTTTCAGCTTCATCTTACACCTCAAGGATTAAAAAAAGTGAGTTTACTCAAGCCAGAAATTGCCCAAATTAGAGAAAAAGCTTGGGAAAATTTGGATGAAAAAGATTTTGAAGAGTTCAAAAGAATACTCAATACCATATATTCTAATCTTGAATAA